Proteins from one Prosthecomicrobium sp. N25 genomic window:
- a CDS encoding cupin domain-containing protein, translating into MTVESGQAFAHAGDIPWQDLGGGVRRRILCWDDALMMVEVAFEAGAVGALHSHPHRQASLVRSGRFRLVIDGATRDLGPGDVYFVRPDLPHEALALEAGVLLDVFTPARQDFL; encoded by the coding sequence ATGACGGTCGAGAGCGGACAGGCTTTCGCGCATGCCGGAGACATACCCTGGCAGGACCTCGGCGGCGGCGTGCGGCGGCGCATCCTCTGCTGGGACGACGCGCTGATGATGGTCGAGGTCGCCTTCGAGGCGGGGGCGGTCGGGGCGCTGCACAGCCACCCGCACCGGCAGGCGAGCCTGGTCCGCTCGGGCCGGTTCCGCTTGGTGATCGACGGGGCGACCCGGGATCTCGGGCCGGGGGACGTCTACTTCGTGCGGCCCGACCTGCCCCACGAGGCGCTGGCGCTGGAGGCGGGGGTGCTCCTCGACGTGTTCACGCCGGCCCGCCAGGACTTCCTCTGA
- the kduD gene encoding 2-dehydro-3-deoxy-D-gluconate 5-dehydrogenase KduD, translating to MWHLFDLTGRVAIVTGASTGLGRAMAVALAEAGADVAGVARSDQSETAAAVEAAGSGYHAITADLAGADKAAVLAEAVEVFGRVDILVNNAGTIRRADAVDFTEADWDAVMDLNLKAAFFLSQAFARNRIAAGEPGKIVNIASMLSFQGGIRVPSYTASKHGILGLTRLMANEWAKHRIGVNAIAPGYMVTDNTAAIRADPGRHAEITARIPAGRWGEAADLAGAVVFLASGASDYVQGAVLPVDGGWLAR from the coding sequence ATGTGGCATCTCTTCGACCTGACCGGGCGCGTCGCGATCGTGACCGGCGCCTCCACCGGGCTCGGGCGCGCGATGGCGGTCGCCCTCGCCGAGGCCGGGGCCGACGTGGCGGGCGTGGCCCGCTCCGACCAGTCCGAGACCGCCGCCGCGGTGGAGGCCGCCGGCTCGGGCTACCATGCGATCACGGCCGATCTCGCCGGCGCCGACAAGGCCGCCGTCCTGGCGGAGGCGGTCGAGGTGTTCGGGCGGGTGGACATCCTCGTCAACAACGCGGGCACGATCCGCCGCGCCGACGCGGTCGACTTCACCGAGGCCGACTGGGACGCCGTCATGGACCTCAACCTGAAGGCGGCCTTCTTCCTCTCGCAGGCCTTCGCGCGCAACCGCATCGCGGCGGGCGAGCCGGGCAAGATCGTCAACATCGCTTCCATGCTGTCCTTCCAGGGCGGCATCCGCGTGCCCTCCTACACGGCGTCCAAGCACGGCATCCTCGGGCTGACGCGGCTGATGGCCAACGAGTGGGCGAAGCACCGGATCGGCGTCAACGCCATCGCGCCGGGCTACATGGTGACGGACAACACCGCGGCGATCCGAGCCGACCCGGGCCGGCATGCCGAGATCACGGCGCGCATCCCCGCCGGGCGCTGGGGCGAGGCGGCCGACCTCGCCGGCGCCGTGGTGTTCCTGGCCTCCGGCGCATCCGATTATGTGCAAGGCGCGGTGCTGCCGGTCGACGGCGGCTGGCTCGCGCGCTGA
- the ltnD gene encoding L-threonate dehydrogenase yields MDSTEETRPPRAGVIGLGSMGLGMALSLRRAGFTVAGYDVVPAAVERFAAGGGRGAALPAEAAAGADVVVSVVVNAAQTEAVLFGPGGVAEAMPEGSVFVSSATMDPAVARRLAARLEATGRLYLDAPISGGAARAMKGELTVMASGSPAAFAKAHAALDAMAVKVHELGDEPGIGASFKMINQLLAGVHIAAAGEAIALAAKLGLDLRRVYEVITGSAGNSWMFENRVPHVLEGDYRPLSAIEIFVKDLGIIQDMARAERFPAPLAAAALQMYLASAGLGFGRDDDASVARTYALLSGATLPEPKGT; encoded by the coding sequence ATGGACAGCACGGAAGAGACGCGGCCGCCGCGGGCGGGCGTCATAGGCCTCGGCTCGATGGGGCTAGGCATGGCGCTCTCCTTGCGCCGCGCCGGCTTCACGGTGGCGGGCTACGACGTGGTGCCGGCCGCGGTCGAGCGCTTCGCCGCCGGGGGCGGCCGCGGCGCCGCGCTGCCCGCGGAGGCCGCCGCGGGGGCCGACGTGGTCGTTTCCGTGGTGGTCAACGCCGCCCAGACCGAGGCCGTGCTGTTCGGCCCCGGCGGCGTCGCCGAGGCCATGCCGGAGGGCTCGGTCTTCGTCTCCTCGGCGACCATGGACCCCGCGGTCGCGCGCCGTCTCGCCGCCCGGCTGGAGGCGACGGGCCGGCTCTACCTCGACGCCCCGATCAGCGGCGGCGCGGCGCGCGCCATGAAGGGCGAGCTGACCGTCATGGCCTCCGGTTCGCCGGCCGCCTTCGCGAAGGCCCACGCGGCCCTCGACGCCATGGCGGTCAAGGTGCACGAGCTCGGCGACGAGCCCGGCATCGGGGCCTCCTTCAAGATGATCAACCAGCTCCTCGCCGGCGTGCACATCGCCGCCGCCGGAGAGGCGATCGCCCTCGCCGCCAAGCTCGGGCTCGACCTGCGCCGGGTCTACGAGGTGATCACGGGTTCGGCGGGCAACAGCTGGATGTTCGAGAACCGCGTGCCGCACGTCCTGGAGGGCGACTATCGGCCGCTGTCCGCCATCGAGATCTTCGTCAAGGACCTGGGCATCATCCAGGACATGGCGCGGGCGGAGCGCTTTCCGGCCCCCCTCGCCGCCGCGGCCCTGCAGATGTACCTCGCCAGCGCCGGCCTGGGCTTCGGCCGCGACGACGACGCCTCGGTGGCGCGCACCTACGCGCTCCTGTCCGGGGCGACGCTGCCGGAGCCGAAGGGGACGTGA
- the otnK gene encoding 3-oxo-tetronate kinase, with protein sequence MSLVLGSVADDYTGASDLANSFAKAGLRTIQTIGVPDAGLALPEVDAVVVALKIRSVAAADAVAQARAADAWLRGQGAGHVLYKVCSTFDSTDAGNIGPITDALRADCGEPVVIVTPAFPETRRTLYRGHLFVGAVPLHESPLKDHPLNPMRDSNLVRVLARQSRAPVGLVDHETVAAGPDAVADRLAELASQGVGAAIADSIDLADLDTLGAVAIRQRLSVGASGLGLGIARALVAAGRVAGGAGALTLSPAGGPALCLAGSCSQATLGQIAEAETRMPVLRLDAEAAVSGQAADAAIAWAAARIGSGPVLIASSASPEAVAAVQARYGREEAGRAIEATMARIAEALVAGGVRRLVVAGGETSGAVVERLGIPAFRIGPEIAPGVPVLQALGIPGGPMTLALKSGNFGAPTFFADALALVQ encoded by the coding sequence ATGAGCCTCGTCCTCGGGTCGGTCGCCGACGACTATACGGGCGCCTCGGATCTCGCCAACAGCTTCGCCAAGGCGGGGCTCCGCACCATCCAGACCATCGGCGTCCCGGACGCCGGCCTGGCCCTGCCCGAGGTCGACGCCGTCGTGGTGGCGCTGAAGATCCGCTCCGTCGCGGCCGCCGACGCGGTCGCCCAGGCCCGGGCGGCGGACGCCTGGCTGCGCGGCCAGGGCGCCGGCCACGTGCTCTACAAGGTCTGCTCCACCTTCGATTCCACCGACGCCGGCAACATCGGGCCGATCACGGACGCGCTCCGCGCCGACTGCGGCGAACCCGTGGTGATCGTCACGCCCGCCTTCCCGGAAACGCGGCGAACCCTCTACCGCGGGCACCTCTTCGTCGGCGCCGTGCCGCTCCACGAGAGCCCGCTGAAGGACCATCCGCTCAACCCGATGCGGGATTCCAACCTCGTCCGCGTCCTCGCCCGCCAGAGCCGCGCACCCGTCGGCCTCGTCGACCACGAGACGGTTGCGGCCGGGCCGGACGCCGTCGCGGACCGGCTCGCCGAACTCGCCTCGCAGGGGGTCGGCGCCGCGATCGCCGATTCCATCGACCTCGCCGACCTCGACACGCTCGGCGCCGTGGCGATCCGCCAGCGGCTCTCCGTCGGCGCCTCCGGGCTCGGTCTCGGCATCGCGCGCGCTCTCGTCGCCGCCGGCCGCGTCGCCGGCGGAGCCGGCGCGCTCACCCTATCGCCGGCGGGCGGGCCGGCGCTCTGTCTCGCCGGCAGTTGCTCGCAGGCGACCCTCGGCCAGATCGCCGAGGCCGAGACCCGCATGCCGGTCCTGCGCCTCGATGCCGAGGCCGCCGTCTCGGGCCAGGCGGCGGACGCCGCCATCGCCTGGGCCGCCGCGCGGATCGGATCGGGGCCGGTCCTCATCGCCTCCAGCGCGAGCCCGGAGGCGGTCGCCGCCGTCCAGGCCCGCTACGGGCGCGAGGAGGCCGGGCGCGCCATCGAGGCCACCATGGCGCGCATCGCCGAGGCCCTCGTGGCGGGCGGGGTCCGCCGGCTGGTGGTCGCCGGGGGCGAGACCTCCGGGGCCGTAGTCGAACGGCTCGGCATCCCGGCCTTCCGCATCGGCCCCGAGATCGCCCCGGGCGTCCCGGTCCTGCAGGCGCTCGGCATCCCGGGCGGCCCGATGACGCTGGCGCTGAAGTCCGGCAACTTCGGCGCCCCGACCTTCTTCGCCGACGCCCTGGCGCTGGTGCAGTGA
- the otnI gene encoding 2-oxo-tetronate isomerase — translation MPNFAANLTMMFTEWDFLDRFDAAAEAGFAAVEFLFPYDHPPEVIADRLARNRLTPALFNMPPGDWAAGERGLAALPDRFDDLKAGVARALDYAAATGVRRIHLMAGLAPAGDPAAAAAYERSVRYAAEALAGRGLDLVLEPINGRDMPGYFLDGFPAAEALIARLALPTLKLQFDLYHRQIIHGDVTMALRRLMPIVGHVQIASVPSRNEPAGEELNYPFLFEELDRLGYGGYVGCEYRPRAGTLAGLGWFAPYRRSRP, via the coding sequence ATGCCGAACTTCGCCGCCAACCTGACGATGATGTTTACCGAATGGGACTTCCTCGACCGCTTCGACGCCGCCGCCGAGGCGGGCTTCGCGGCCGTCGAGTTCCTGTTCCCCTACGACCACCCGCCCGAGGTGATCGCCGACCGCCTCGCCCGCAATCGCCTGACCCCCGCCCTCTTCAACATGCCCCCCGGCGACTGGGCGGCGGGCGAGCGCGGCCTCGCCGCCCTCCCCGACCGCTTCGACGACCTCAAGGCCGGCGTCGCCCGGGCGCTCGACTACGCCGCCGCGACCGGCGTCCGCCGCATCCACCTCATGGCCGGCCTCGCGCCCGCCGGCGATCCCGCCGCGGCCGCCGCCTACGAGCGCTCCGTCCGCTACGCCGCCGAGGCCCTGGCCGGGCGCGGCCTCGACCTGGTGCTGGAGCCGATCAACGGCCGCGACATGCCGGGCTACTTCCTCGACGGCTTCCCGGCCGCCGAGGCGTTGATCGCCAGGCTCGCCCTGCCGACCCTCAAGCTGCAGTTCGACCTCTACCATCGCCAGATCATCCACGGCGACGTCACCATGGCGCTTCGCCGGCTGATGCCGATCGTCGGGCACGTCCAGATCGCCAGCGTGCCGTCCCGCAACGAGCCGGCCGGCGAGGAGCTGAACTATCCGTTCCTGTTCGAGGAGTTGGACCGGCTCGGCTACGGCGGCTACGTCGGCTGCGAGTACCGTCCGCGCGCCGGCACCCTCGCGGGCCTCGGCTGGTTCGCCCCCTATCGGAGGAGCCGCCCATGA